The Lepus europaeus isolate LE1 chromosome 5, mLepTim1.pri, whole genome shotgun sequence genome includes the window ATGTGAGAGGGGAAACGGCCAGGGAGGAGGGACCAGGAGTAGGAGAGAAGGAGCAGGCTCCCTCCGCATGGTCAGTGCCCTGCCCTGACGCCTCCCTTGCGCTCCCGAAGTCAGGAATCCCATCACGCTCGCCCCGTGCTCGCCGTCCCGCGCCCACCAGGGTGCCCTCTTTCTCCCCGCGCAGCCTGCCCTGTGGCCCACCCTGGCCGCTCTGGCCCTGCTGAGCAGCGTCTCCGAGGCctccctcggccccgccccccgcgaaAGTCCCGCGCCGGTCCTGGCGCCCCCCACCGGCCACCTGCCGGGTAGGTGAGAgggcgagggggcggggcagggggtgaCTGGCCTGGGACACCGCGCGTGACTCCGTCTCCTTCCAGGGGGCCGCACTGCCAGTCCGTGCGGAGGAAGAGCCCGGCGGCCACAGCCCCCgcagcccgcgccgccgccgcccgcgccgccgccgccgccaccacccgCGCCTCCCCGTGGGGGCCGCGCGGCGCGCGCGGAGGCCCGGGGGAGCCGCGCGCAGGCCGCGGGCTCCAGGGGCTGCCGGCTGCGCTCGCAGCTGGTGCCGGTGCGCgcgctgggcctgggccacagctcAGACGAGCTGGTGCGCTTCCGCTTCTGCAGCGGCTCGTGCCGCCGCGCGCGCTCCCCGCACgacctcagcctggccagcctcctGGGCGCCGGGGCCCTGCGGCCGCCGCCCGGCTCCCGGCCCGTCAGCCAGCCCTGCTGCCGGCCCACGCGCTACGAGGCCGTCTCCTTCATGGACGTGAACAGCACCTGGAGGACTGTGGACCGCCTCTCCGCCACCGCCTGCGGCTGCCTGGGCTGacagcgcccccgccccgccctccgggGCTTGCGTGCTGGACCTGGCCCGCGCCTCTCGCTGCCTAGGACCCGCCTGCTGGAGACTTGGGCCGCAGAGCCGaggccccagcctgccctggagagatggagggacagCGGATCAGGGCCATCACCCTACCGATCCCGGCCCTACAGACACCCGAGACCTCAGCTGTGCAGACCTGAGGGTCCACTTCTCAGACTCGCCCTGGCCAGGCCACGGACTGGGAGCCCTCGCCTGGAGAGCCCAACCCCGACACACTGGGGTTGCCGCCGGTGGCTGTGCTGGAGCTGCCCTTGTGCTCACTTGTGGGACCTGGGCCCCTATTTATTACTTCTAAGTTATTTATTTACCTCTGTGGTTTGTCAGATCCTTTCCTGGGCTgcggggagtggggagtgggtaGAAGTGGCTGAGTGGAAGTCTGGGCCGGACCCTCCCCCTGATACCCTGCTGGCCTATCTGGTCCCTGCCTCCACTCCACACCCCCCAGCCGCAcccctgccagcccctctggCACTGGAGGCATGGAGCACAGGCAGAATGGGTGGCACTGGCACCATCACTGGCCCCGTCCCACCCGCTGCTCAGTCCCCAACATTTACCTGTGGGGAACAAAACGCAGAGCCTCCTGTGGAGACAGCCCTATTCCAGCAGCCTCTGGCATCTTCCAGGGCCCTGCGTGGGGGGTGAGGTGGCAGAGGACCACACACTGCCGTACCCCTCTGCCACTGCTCAGTGTCCCACCATCCAGGGCACTGTCGTCTAGAAGGCACCCTGACAGGTGCACACACTGCCTGCATTTGTAGGTGGTGCCCTAAGTGGGGCTCACTACCCTCCTTCC containing:
- the ARTN gene encoding artemin → MELGLRGSSALSPCLVPRRQPALWPTLAALALLSSVSEASLGPAPRESPAPVLAPPTGHLPGGRTASPCGGRARRPQPPQPAPPPPAPPPPPPPAPPRGGRAARAEARGSRAQAAGSRGCRLRSQLVPVRALGLGHSSDELVRFRFCSGSCRRARSPHDLSLASLLGAGALRPPPGSRPVSQPCCRPTRYEAVSFMDVNSTWRTVDRLSATACGCLG